A genome region from Chlorogloeopsis sp. ULAP01 includes the following:
- a CDS encoding pentapeptide repeat-containing protein — MLEKLFSCKLTNWLSKPISSPKLVKKKLAITLQNLGNENIETSLAAIDTLEKISQDYLQYYWEVIKNLSVFVRNNTIFLDKVEIESNPSSKIRADIQAALSVIGRRDATKDPKSQQIDLSYTDIRGVNLHNANLKGVNLYQANLSEANLVDANLQESVLSAANLSGANLSGANLSRAILNAANLRAANLTGANLTEANLFLANLHGTNLDRANLAGTNLRDTNIY, encoded by the coding sequence TTGTTAGAGAAATTATTCTCTTGTAAACTTACTAATTGGCTAAGTAAACCAATATCTTCACCGAAGTTAGTTAAAAAAAAATTGGCGATCACACTACAAAATTTAGGTAATGAGAACATAGAAACCAGCTTGGCTGCAATTGATACCTTAGAAAAAATTTCTCAGGATTATCTACAGTACTATTGGGAAGTTATAAAAAATCTATCTGTTTTTGTACGAAACAATACCATCTTTCTTGACAAAGTAGAAATAGAGAGTAACCCATCATCAAAAATTCGTGCAGATATTCAAGCCGCTTTGAGTGTTATTGGTAGGAGAGATGCCACAAAAGATCCAAAAAGTCAGCAAATTGATTTAAGCTACACGGATATACGGGGAGTAAATCTTCACAACGCTAATCTAAAAGGTGTAAATCTCTATCAAGCTAACCTATCTGAAGCTAATCTTGTTGATGCAAACTTGCAGGAATCAGTTCTGAGTGCAGCTAATTTATCTGGTGCTAATCTAAGTGGTGCTAATCTCTCTAGGGCGATTTTGAATGCAGCAAATTTACGTGCAGCAAATTTGACTGGTGCCAACCTTACAGAGGCAAACCTGTTTCTAGCTAATCTTCATGGCACAAACCTTGATAGAGCAAATCTCGCTGGCACAAATTTAAGGGATACAAATATCTATTGA
- a CDS encoding pentapeptide repeat-containing protein, translating to MSAKKTDTLKSCLIAITILLSLSSAAIIFVDSQVEELSTEQKIANKNQALTTTAIFFLGLAVMVNAYYAAKRAEAIQNSAIATEKNHEINIKNLQLAQEQLIAERLMTAITQLGHEDVATRTGAIYVLEQVAQDSPKEYWTIMEIISAFVREKAGIREELAKIPRTSTDIQAAMTVIGRRNVEQDRENQKLDLRNAVIRQVDLTNAKLQSLDLRGADLTRAQLRGADLFESNLENARLCGTILYEANLRSCNLQAANFSGANLNRANLAEANLRSANLSGASLRAANLSGANLYKANLQGANLKVANLSKAKLFLANLQGAKLGKAKLQLTGLIGANLKGANLNGADLQQANLNAAKLQQTEIFFANLDKASLREADLLGANLMGANLQQAIFHEANLCGTNLMGANLFGANLDDVKLQGAILKGAKNLQSQQIKFAIGDRTTILPDYLEAPVNWMRSQHSQTSAMESET from the coding sequence ATGTCTGCCAAAAAGACAGACACACTGAAAAGTTGTTTGATAGCAATAACAATACTATTGAGTCTGTCATCGGCTGCGATCATCTTTGTTGATTCGCAAGTTGAGGAATTGTCAACTGAACAAAAAATAGCAAACAAAAATCAAGCATTAACTACAACAGCCATATTTTTTCTCGGATTAGCAGTTATGGTTAATGCCTACTATGCAGCAAAGCGTGCGGAAGCGATTCAAAATAGTGCGATCGCTACTGAGAAAAATCATGAAATTAATATAAAAAATCTACAGCTAGCACAAGAGCAATTAATCGCAGAGCGCCTGATGACTGCAATTACTCAGTTAGGGCATGAGGATGTGGCAACACGAACAGGGGCAATTTATGTCTTAGAACAGGTTGCTCAAGATTCTCCAAAAGAATATTGGACAATTATGGAAATTATCTCTGCATTTGTGCGAGAGAAAGCTGGTATTAGAGAGGAACTAGCAAAAATACCGAGAACTTCTACTGATATCCAAGCAGCAATGACTGTGATTGGTAGACGTAATGTAGAGCAAGATCGAGAAAATCAGAAACTAGATTTACGGAATGCGGTGATCAGGCAAGTAGATCTAACGAATGCTAAACTACAAAGCCTTGATTTACGTGGAGCTGACTTGACAAGAGCACAATTGCGAGGAGCTGACTTGTTTGAGTCTAATCTTGAGAATGCCAGACTCTGCGGGACAATTCTCTACGAAGCTAATTTACGATCATGCAATCTACAAGCAGCTAACTTCAGTGGGGCGAACTTAAATCGAGCCAACTTAGCTGAAGCGAACTTACGTTCTGCTAATTTATCTGGGGCAAGTTTGCGTGCAGCTAATCTTTCGGGAGCAAATCTTTACAAAGCTAATTTGCAAGGAGCAAATCTAAAAGTTGCCAATCTCTCCAAAGCAAAGTTATTTCTTGCTAACTTACAAGGAGCAAAACTGGGTAAAGCTAAACTACAGCTAACTGGTCTAATTGGTGCTAACCTCAAAGGTGCTAACCTCAATGGCGCTGATTTGCAACAAGCAAACTTAAATGCTGCTAAACTCCAACAGACAGAGATATTTTTTGCGAACTTGGATAAAGCTAGCCTCAGAGAAGCCGATTTGTTGGGAGCAAATTTGATGGGAGCCAATCTCCAACAGGCAATTTTTCACGAAGCTAATCTCTGCGGTACAAATCTGATGGGAGCCAACTTATTTGGCGCAAATCTTGATGATGTTAAACTGCAAGGGGCTATCTTGAAAGGTGCTAAAAATTTGCAATCACAGCAAATTAAATTTGCAATAGGCGATCGCACAACTATTTTACCTGACTATCTCGAAGCTCCAGTTAATTGGATGCGATCGCAACACTCACAAACATCTGCAATGGAATCTGAAACTTGA